The following are encoded together in the Kwoniella europaea PYCC6329 chromosome 1, complete sequence genome:
- a CDS encoding T-complex protein 1, zeta subunit, giving the protein MSSSIELINPRAESIRRTQALQVNTAGAVGLANVVKSNLGPRGTIKMLVDGSGQIKMTKDGKVLLSEMQIQNPTAAMIARTAVAQDEQVGDGTTSVVLLVGELLKQADRYIQEGVHPRVIGEGFDLAKKEALKFLDDFRQTPTMDRSNLISVAHTSLSTKLHSKLAQKLSADVVDAVLAIQPPENEDGSKRDPIDLHMIEIMKMQHKTDTDTTLIRGLVLDHGARHPDMPKRVENAFVLSLNVSLEYEKTEVNSGFFYSSAEQREKLVESERRFVDSKLQKIVEFKNQVCDVTVGSDEKPKNFVVINQKGIDPMSLDVLAKNGIFALRRAKRRNMERLQFACGGVAQNSVDDLTPDVLGWAGLVYEHTLGEEKYTFVEDVKEPKSVTMLIKGPNAHTMTQIQDALRDGFRSVKNAVEDNSLIPGAGAFEIACSAHLQTALKSTKGRAKLGVLAFAEALLIIPKTLAQNGGFDVQDSIVALQQEQEETDDPVGLDLKSGEPINPVLEGIWDNYRVKRQMLHGAATIGVNLLNVDEVLRAGRSSLKPEGPGP; this is encoded by the exons ATGTCTAGCAGTATCGAGCTCATCAATCCCCGAGCGGAGAGTATCCGTCGTACTCAGGCTTTACAAGTGAACACT GCCGGTGCAGTCGGTCTTGCAAATGTCGTCAAATCCAATCTTG GACCAAGAGGTACGATTAAAATGCTTGTAGATGGATCAGGTCAGATCAAAATGACCAAA GATGGAAAAGTATTACTGTCAGAAATGCAAATTCAG AACCCCACTGCAGCTATGATAGCTCGTACTGCCGTAgctcaagatgaacaagtaGGGGATGGTACTACCTCAGTAGTCTTGTTAGTCGGAGAACTGTTGAAACAGGCAGATAGGTATATTCAAGAAGGTGTACATCCTAGAGTAATAGGTGAAGGGTTTGATCTAGCCAAAAAGGAAgctttgaag TTCCTTGACGATTTCAGACAAACTCCCACAATGGATCGATCCAACTTAATCTCCGTCGCTCACACATCCCTCTCTACAAAACTTCATTCCAAACTCGCTCAAAAACTCTCTGCCGACGTTGTCGATGCCGTATTGGCCATTCAACCTCCCGAAAATGAAGATGGCTCTAAGAGAGATCCAATCGATTTACATATGATCGAAATCATGAAAATGCAACATAAGACTGATACCGATACGACTTTGATTAGAGGTTTGGTATTGGATCATGGAGCTAGACATCCCGATATGCCTAAGAGGGTTGAGAACGCTTTTGTATTGAGTTTGAATGTTTCGTTGGAATATGAGAAAAC CGAGGTAAACTCAGGATTCTTCTACTCTTCAGCCGAACAACGTGAAAAATTGGTAGAATCCGAACGTCGATTCGTTGATTCAAAATTACAAAAGATTGTAGAGTTCAAGAACCAAGTTTGTGATGTTACTGTAGGATCCGATGAGAAACCCAAGAATTTCGTTGTCATCAATCAAAAAGGTATTGATCCGATGTCTTTGGATGTTTTGGCTAAGAATGGGATCTTCGCGTTGAGGAGagcgaagaggaggaatatggaaag GCTACAATTTGCCTGTGGTGGTGTAGCTCAAAACTCGGTCGATGATCTCACTCCTGATGTACTTGGTTGGGCTGGTCTGGTTTACGAACATACCCTCGGAGAGGAGAAGTATACTTTCGtggaagatgtcaaagagCCAAAGAGTGTTACCATGTTGatcaagg GTCCCAACGCACACACCATGACCCAAATTCAAGACGCTCTCCGAGACGGATTCCGATCCGTGAAAAATGCCGTCGAAGACAACTCCCTAATTCCAGGTGCGGGTGCATTCGAAATTGCCTGTTCAGCGCATTTACAAACTGCCCTCAAGTCTACCAAAGGAAGAGCCAAATTGGGTGTATTGGCTTTCGCAGAAGCACTTTTGATTATTCCCAAGACTTTAGCTCAGAATGGTGGGTTTGACGTACAAGATTCGATTGTCGCGCTacaacaagaacaagaagagacGGATGATCCTGTAGGATTGGATTTGAAATCGGGTGAACCTATCAACCCCGTTTTGGAAGGGATTTGGGACAATTATAGAGTAAAGAGACAAATGTTACATGGAGC TGCTACGATCGGTGTGAATTTGTTGAATGTGGATGAAGTGTTGAGAGCTGGTAGATCATC ATTAAAACCTGAGGGACCTGGACCATAG